TTCCCAACTCCCCTGTATCTCCAGTGTCCCTTGTGTTTCCTGAGATCccgcccagcctccctctcccacctcctcgTCCAACCAGTTCCTCAGCCCCACCATCGCTGCTGTCCTTCAGCCCTTCGTCTTCATTATGCCAGATGCCTACTGTCTTCAGTCCACCAGCTCCATCTCACACAGAGTGTCCCCTGTCTCCACCTCAAGACCTGTGCcccatcataaagaggaagatgcgacaaagaagacctaagacagttgagcaactagaagcctatattagacaagaatgggacaacgttcctattcctaaacttgagcaacttgtctcctcagtccccagacgtttgcagactgttataaaaagaagaggggatgccacacagtggtaaacatggccttgtcccaacttttttgagatgtgttgatgccatgaaatttaaaatcaacttatttttcctttaaaataatatatttactcAGTTAACATTTGATATTTCATCTGTTCTGaataaaacattgaaattttaaacttccacatcattgcattctgtttttattcacaatttgtacagtgtcccaacttttttggaatcgggtttgtatataatatatattttatgtaatacGTTGCCTTAATCAAAATGTTCAtgaacttcagcattgtgtgatactattttaaagtgatttccatcatttttacagataataaattgtatttacctgtgaaaacaaacctggaaagagacaTGAGGCTTTGAGGAGAAAAACGAGAGATTCTTctgcattccagtgaattattaatgggatatatCGTAAATTATATTgggagaacagaccacaaatgtgcagtatatATGCAAagggacaaaataaaataatcacaaggATAGAAGGCAGtgactgaaaagagctcttgccatagatattcttgTTATAACATGTTACTTTAAAATACCAAGTGTTACGTTATCCTCATGATGTCTgacaataaaacatgaaagaaaaattgaCAGCTCACTCAGTCAAACTGACggataagctttatttgtagggaaaccttatgatttgaaacgattcgtttgtctttttaaatggaaGTTCCCCAAACCGGAAGTGCAACCCATAATTCGAAATGGGTTGGGCTAGTCATCCTGTTGATATGGCGGATAAATGATGTCGGATTCATATtctctataatatatatatatatatgactttgAACTTTAATGTGTTTCAATTCGGACACTTGAATGAACTCTGCTTTATGAACTCATACAACCTTTTTACCATGTTTGTTTGTATCATATTTGtcactgttttaattttaatacaaagATTATCTGGtaaaagtaattattttggGACTTTTATTGTGGAGTGACGACATGACATCATAAGACTGCGCCGCAATCCTGCATCTGCTgtgattctgctgaagaaaggtttgttttaaaaatgtaatctgtTTAAATAGAAACAGTTAAATGATTAAtagttgtgtgttttgttttaaacaagCGATGTGAAATgagtttatttactatttattgtAACATTGTGATTCTTTATCTCTGGCGAGTAATAATGGAGAAACTGAACTTTTCAACTCCGAGTCAATTGAATCAAACACtgagaaatgattcagtgaatcacgaCACGTGCTGCTCAAACAGAgaacaacaaacactaacaaactaACTAATCATGTTTTCATCAGTCATGAATACCTAAATATGAAGTCTATTAATTTACAGCGTTAGTttttagtgtgttttttttttgtctaactGGGTCATTAGACCAATAGGCCTAACTGTTAATTATTCTCTTCTTAACCCTAAAACTGGCAGCGTATCCTGTGGGATACAAACATTTGAGAGGCTGTGGAGCGAGTCAGGGAAAGTTTAGGTCTCATTTTTTGGTTTCATGTTGAAAGGGTGTTTGTTGTGAATATTAAGATATATTGACTTTGttcatacattttttgtttacCTTACAGGCAGCATTTAAAAACAGTGTGATCCCCTGTAGTGGGAAATCTACTCACCTTCTGATAAAAGTTtacatatttcacatatttacgTTACATAGTACATTTAGCGTTAGCTTATTACGTTTATGttgaaattttatgaatttaatatatacattcatAATCTGCCTGTAAATGTTTGCATCCCACAGGATACGTTGCCAGTTTTGGGGTATAAATCAGCTGAAAACATAATGCTTGTTTGGCAATGCGTATTACAACATTATAGCcagatttttaaaacatttattctctcATAACTTTAAGCAAACATTCTTTGTAAAATTCTgttgaacaataaaaataagGCCTATTTGTGAAGGTATATTAGCCTACTTTATCATAATTCATAAGCAAATTTCTAGGGTCTATAATTGATCAATATCgccaaaactttgctgaaaaacctgTCGTACACAATCTACTTCATGCCTTCTGTCCTCTGATTGGTAGTTCAtaatttttttcaagtaacctcctttttactcataaatctttaatattttgtataaagtaaatgtaagatAAACATTTTCTGGAATGAAGCAACTTGGCTTCACTTGATTTTTCATGCctctttttttatgttaaaaataaaaatatatattttacattgttttcaCGTTAATGTAAATATCAAATATGACACAACAGGCTTTTGGGGAACATTTGTTTGTCCATCTCTCAATTATCATTGATTTGCATATGTATCTATCCCGGtgttataaaaatcattatgtctacacctatggagagtccccacaaagatagcgatccaggtgtgtgtgtgtgtgtgtgtgtatcatacaaaaaaaaaaaaaatacaaacttgtgtataaatatatgtgcatgtttttttgttgtgttgttgttgttgttgagcaccATATTTATACATCATGCTTTTATAGCTCATAGGcctatatgcattttttttgcaaatCAATGATAATTGGGAGATGGACAAATAAATGTTCCCCAAAAGCCTGTTGTGTCATATTTGGCATTTACATTAacatgtaacaatgtaaaaagtAGTTTATTGGtatttaaaatagtaatttttaacattaaaaaatggttTATGAATATCAATAATCAAATTGCTTCAGTACAGTAAATTTTTGtcttacatttactttatatgAACTATCGATCAGAGTACAGAAGGCATGAAGGAGACTGTGTATGACAAggttttcagcaaagttttgttCATATTGATAATTTTGTGCattaaatatgatacagtagataaatatattaataaataggcATTATACTTATTGTTCAACAGAATTTTAAGAAGAATGTTTGCTTTAAGttattagaaaataaatgttttaaaatttgcATTACCAAATAAGcattattttttcaattaatttataCTGCCAAAGGGGTGACGTATCCTGGAGATAcgaatattaaaataaacaaataaacgtcttttttttaaaaaaagaaatcatgGAAATGTGTTATTTATGACCTAATTAGATGGAAAATagcaattaattatttttttctgatttctCTTTGCCCTTTTAGGGGCTAGTATGAAATTTATCTTTCTTGCATTAACCTAAATGAGTTTTCAATATAAATCTATTTGGAAATATTGTTTATCACTTATTCATAAATATTGTTTATCACTTATTTTTCATCCGAATATGTTACAAAGAATGTTTATTATACGTTATTAGagattaaaatgttttcaagtagtttaaaatgttgtaaaaggcATTGCCAAACAAGAATTCTGTTTTCAGCTGATTTATACTCCTAAACTGGCAACGTATCCTGTGGGatacaaacattaaaatctaaattaaaattaagttgtattatttgtgtcccagtaagatggaaaatagcaataaattaattttctgaTGTCTCTTTATGGTCCTGCCATTTTTAGGGTTAAAgatggtgtttaaaaaagaggaggagagtgaagataTGAAGATGGTGTTTAAACAagaggaggagagtgaagatatgaagatggagtttattaaagaggaaaaGAGTGAAGATAtgaagatggagtttattaaagaggagaagAGTGAAGATATAAAgattgagtttattaaagaggaaaaGAGTGAAGATATAAAgattgagtttattaaagaggaggagagtgaagataTAAAGATTGAgcttattaaagaggagactgaagacatgaagattgaagaaacattcagtgtgaaacatgaagatactgaggaacaaacaggttggttttattctcaaagctgaatttgatcattattaaaatgtccagctctacagaaataGAGAATATACAGATGTATAATCTTACAGAAAAGTGTCCCAATTCACTCAGTCGGTTCATTCACTTCTTCAAGTGGACTTACTGTAGAGTTAGGGTTTGGTTACTTGTAATTAAGCATTATTAACTCATTACTATAGTGAGTAAATGTAGTAATGTGTTACAACATCACTTTAAAATTCAGTGTTTCCATTAAATCTgatcctggaccacaaaaccgtCATAAGttgcacaggtatatttgtatatttgggGGGCACCACTACtattttaattatgaaaaaagtaatatataGACGTTAAGCAAACACTAATTAATTTAAAGctaaactgaaacagaaactGGTGTTACAGCCTATAATTtggcacaaatccaaatgtttccataTTCACGATTTGAAGGCTAAACTATATTATTTAAGCACTTTCATTGTACACATACTactataactttttatatatttggttgaatgtatgctatttttacaattaacaGGCTGCgatgtcaagttactaaaactgataTATGTTGTGTGTACGcgaggcgccggcgcgatcacttgaattttcttataaaagcggaaacaactctaaaataggctactcagacatttatggtcacagagatgtaacaccattcgaatctgtgaagggttaaaggcacaatatgtaatatttttgcagtaaaatatccaaaaaccactaggccagtgttatatattttgttcatttgagaacttacaatatcccaaatgtttccaactatttgtaaatcgtgagaaaattgcaattttacccaaggctccgggacgtgtgaggagtcgcctgtcaatggcgtcatacccgcgttaccctcggtttccggtttattttgaagaaaccatggaaacaccaaagatgctttaatatattacatgttttaatagacaagggaacaactgttttgaaatatttatagaaggaaaactaattgttgttatatagctcaacacgtttagtcttattgttgaaatctaattttctcatgctttaccatgcctcagagaaaaacactattttgtgaagtagctaacataacataatcagatgcagctttatttttagtaacagtaatacagcattttctccatcatacaatacgttttaaaattaattgcatgtcatttatcaacacgatcatccagcatttaatatgatattgtaaaatggatctatcttactgcagtgtgtaacagtgtctcacagcagccgccgagcgaacacacagagtaacgttataacatcatttccaacactctcaaatgtctctaatatgataaacagagctgtgttaccacATACCAAAGAGTATATTCTTggctcatactcatgaccagaaaagcGGGTTAATTACTATTAGCAGATAATTACtattatcttcttttttttttttacataaacactGAATGACAAACAATATCTTAAGCACCACCACCAGTTCTGCTtagttaaaatgacaaatatgcaTTCATGGTTACCAAGTTTTAGTTCTTGTTAATAAAGTTGCTAGACAGATTCTGCCAGTGTTGGTTCAGTGTAAACAATGATGTACATCTGAGTCCTTAATATGGAGGGAAGTTAGCAAGGGAAGGGCATAACAATCCAAACTTGAGCACAGCCCTGGAGAACCTCAACAGGACACTTTGTAGATGTATTTGAAATATCCATCAGTCTCAGATCAGGTATGCctaatcctgctcctggagatcTACATACATGCAGAGTTCAGATCCAACCCTGATCGATCACACCTGCCCCTGAAGATCTTAGTTCactgcttcaggtgtgtttgatcagggttggatcTGAACTCTGCTGGAAATGTAGatccaaagccactggaaggcaagcctgcaacctttagccaaaaaaaacataactgcTAATGCTAATGCTCCGCCCCTGGCGGTATGCATGAAGAagaccagaggctgttttttgaatggatgtcaatggatgagaggcttcactatgctacttaaacagcttttgtggggaaatagctaatcattttaattaattgacagcctgtttgctaatcttcagcatgttttacactaaacaatactttaGAATTGACGCGTTGTTACATTTTCGAAAAGGTGCGCGTCAGGCTACATCGTAGGCTACGTGTGGCACTCACAGCCTACGCCGTACCTACGGCGTACACAcaacgcagaagtataaatcagcctcaAGTCTTCAGGAATGCTTGAAAATTACAGGCGGGTGTATTTGATTAGGGATGAAACTTAACTCTGCCAGGACCAAAGCTGCCCATCCCTGATCCATAAGATAGAATAGGGAATAGATcaaacatgttgttggttttgatgctttaaatgtctaaattgttttttttgtctatttttgctCTAGACCTAATGGCACTGAGAGAGATGACTCATGAACTTAATGAAAGTGAAGATAATTTAATGACTGGAGAAAAATCAACAAAGGTTTCCTTACAAAAAGGAGCTCAAAGTTATTtaacctgccaacagtgtggaaagacttTTGATCAACATAGAAACCTTCAAGTCCACTTGAGAGTTCACACTAGAGAGAGAGCCTTCACTTGCCAAcagtgtgaaaagagtttcaTACATAAAAAACACCTTAAAGTtcacatgagaactcacactggagagaaacctttcacctgccagcagtgtggaaagagtttcagtcgaaaagaaaacCTTAAGGGCCACATGatgattcacactggagaaaagcctcacACCTGCACTCTGTGCGGGAATGGCTTCACACGGGAACGAAGCCTCAGGCAAcacatgagaactcacactggagaaagcccgttcacctgccaacagtgtggaaagagtttcattagaaatgaaaaccttaaagtccacatgagaattcacactggagaaaagcctttcacctgccaacagtgtggaaagagtttcagtcaaaaaggaaaccttaaagaCCATATGacaattcacactggagaaaagcctcaagctttgttcaaatattcactAAAATCGAAATAAAATTGAACAgctcaatattgcaataaatcaaggttgaCACAACAACCTCTAAAAGTGtgaaactcttgcagttcacaaaGATTACGCTACATCCTATGCCTTCTCTATAGGTTGTACGCACATGACGTCATTGCTGCACGTAAAAAATGCGGCAGGAGAGCAAGGAGTAATTTACTATATAGGAATCTTATTACGAACTCAAAATTCCTATTTTTTGCATCGTTTAGGGTTGATCAAATCTATCAAACTGAGAAACCACAATGAGCTTTTATCTTTTACGTAACTTGtatctttttttaactttaaaagttgtcacCTTTTTATAGCATTTTGTGTCTGCTTATACTGAAATGGACCTGCTTAccttatttgtttttgacttggttaaatattaaCATTCTTCATGGTATTGTTTGCAGGAAAGAGAGGATATTTATCCCATTGAAtgataatttgttttttttacttcagttttgtagaattCCGTTTACAATGTCaatctggttaccatgagaacagtgtcacaCGCTGCTACGTCACCCATCATGTgatagaaaatgtccaaataaatgtgttcaacaaACTGACAGAAGTCGAACCATTTCTTTGTTGGTAGggtgtaaatattcactttcccatattGCCATGAAGGATAATTAGATGGGCATTCAGCGGACAGACACCAACATATTATTGTTTtggtatttatttcaacaaatggcaaccaaaatcaaacccatagaagctTGTGAACAGTGGCTGATcgatttgttatttttatgtcgATTTGTTACACGCATAATGCGTGGTAAAATGCATATATCAGAGAGTAATCAAAATGGCTCGGTGAATTTATGACTCTGGTTAATCTGTATTTTTTAGAATAGGGTTCACGTTTTTTCCACGATTCAAAAAGCAAATTACACAATCAAACAAAATAATATGTAGGccattcaagggggcgctgtcgagcccctctGCCACGCCTGGGTCCCATCCTTTGTGGCATCCTAATGGCCACAGATTCCAATGTGtttgccaattttcaagagtttttgagcatgttaaggcccccaaaaagccccggatgacggaaaaaaaaaaatccttagtaAAACAAAAGGGCTCTGCGCCTGAgtggcttgggccctaaatatctgacttcctgttcggTTTGAGCTTTCGatccaagagacttttttgtaggtatcgggctgttaaatgtgtgtaccgaattggTTTATTTCCACATTAAACATGGATTTTAGGTTGATCTATTTTTGGAGTTTCCAATGATAAAATGCTGTTTTGAAGTGATTCAatggctgcatccaaaaacCTAGGtggctgtcttgctgcctcgctgccttataagagaatgacttgtacggcagcgtttttgtacatgaaggcacctcatgaaactgatttcagacagacttttgaggcagcgtaacagtttaatgatctacagcaaactAGCacaagctttggtgagaactaaacaaatattgaattactacagtagtaatttctcaatagaaatgatatccaaattgaaatatgttggttaAAATCTTACATTTATACTGGGTCTGTCAACGTTAATGCATTAATGCATGCGATTAATACAAAATCCTTAACGTGTTCAAATAATTTAACCAGATTTAACGCAAATATATAAATTACTGAACGCAGTTGATGATATTGAGGGTCGTGAGTTTAGCATCTAAAATGGCGCAAGCACAAGTAACTCTGGTTGGGggaaatttcacatttaaaagaaaattagaTGGCACTCTGGATAAACACAAAGTTATGTGCATACATTGTAACAAAGAACTGTCCTACCATGAAAGCTCattgagtttaaaatataatttaaatgcaaAGCACATCGCAGGTTCTACTAGCAAATTGATGAGACAAGTCGAGTCGTGAGCAACAACAAACACTGGATCAGTGTATACGGTGTGTGAGTAGACATTTGTCAGCCAGGCTTACTACTTCCATAGCAAAGTGGAATGCCAAAGACTGCCGTCCAGTCAACATAGTTGCTGACCAGGGCCTGAAAGAAGTGATCAGGATTGCCACTTCCGACCCATCGTGAGCTACCGTCACGATCAACAATTATGTCCAGGATTCACAAACTATACATTAATGAAAAGAAATGCAGAGCAGAGCTGCTATCACAAAGAGTGTAGCTTTGACTGGGGACCAC
The window above is part of the Chanodichthys erythropterus isolate Z2021 chromosome 3, ASM2448905v1, whole genome shotgun sequence genome. Proteins encoded here:
- the LOC137007066 gene encoding gastrula zinc finger protein XlCGF7.1-like — encoded protein: MVFKKEEESEDMKMVFKQEEESEDMKMEFIKEEKSEDMKMEFIKEEKSEDIKIEFIKEEKSEDIKIEFIKEEESEDIKIELIKEETEDMKIEETFSVKHEDTEEQTDLMALREMTHELNESEDNLMTGEKSTKVSLQKGAQSYLTCQQCGKTFDQHRNLQVHLRVHTRERAFTCQQCEKSFIHKKHLKVHMRTHTGEKPFTCQQCGKSFSRKENLKGHMMIHTGEKPHTCTLCGNGFTRERSLRQHMRTHTGESPFTCQQCGKSFIRNENLKVHMRIHTGEKPFTCQQCGKSFSQKGNLKDHMTIHTGEKPQALFKYSLKSK